One stretch of Pyxidicoccus trucidator DNA includes these proteins:
- a CDS encoding N-acetylmuramoyl-L-alanine amidase encodes MHPFRKPLVTLTAALSLAACGPQESPPPETPAAVEDARTPTQREAERTPYALDAAFAQAARESGVPADLLKAYAYAETRWEMVQGHEEFAGLPAAHGLMALRGSQVSEGARLAGLSEEAVRTQPEANIRAAAALLSAYADELGVDRSDVGAWAPAVAKLSGISGTEAQAQFIHQAVYGVLREGAEARTPEGRVAVSLPATQVQARFVSPGVHAMASGPDYAASIWRPSTNFNARPAGTDISMVVIHTCEGGYSGCWGWQVNPDSDVSAHYTVNESGSEVSQLVRETDRGWHVAAPYDCGLNGSVLCGLNGVSVNNFSVGIEHAGYASQTSFPAGQIDASAKLTCDITRDRTVVRDSYHIVAHGRLQPNNRTDPGPNWPWTTYLNKVKSYCGDTTSGVIIDSNNANNDISQYYVEVTGTNWVSSTNVGGYYGSGYFVATTAPVSEPVTFWFHLPTAATRTVDGWWTSATDRSTQAPFNVFNASNTKLGTVYVNQQTGGSAWNTLGTFSFSAGWNKVQVSRWTASGAYVVADAVRVR; translated from the coding sequence ATGCATCCGTTCCGTAAGCCCCTGGTCACCCTGACCGCCGCGCTATCCCTGGCCGCCTGTGGTCCGCAGGAATCCCCTCCACCCGAGACGCCGGCAGCCGTCGAGGACGCGCGCACCCCCACCCAGCGCGAGGCAGAGCGCACCCCGTACGCGCTGGACGCGGCCTTTGCCCAGGCCGCCAGGGAGTCTGGCGTCCCGGCCGACCTGCTCAAGGCCTACGCCTACGCGGAGACCCGGTGGGAGATGGTGCAGGGCCATGAGGAGTTCGCGGGCCTGCCCGCGGCGCACGGCCTGATGGCCCTGCGCGGCTCCCAGGTCTCCGAGGGTGCGCGGCTGGCCGGACTGTCCGAGGAGGCAGTGCGCACCCAGCCCGAGGCCAACATCCGGGCCGCCGCCGCGCTGCTGTCGGCGTACGCGGACGAGCTGGGTGTGGACCGCTCGGACGTGGGCGCGTGGGCTCCGGCCGTCGCGAAGCTCAGCGGCATCTCCGGCACCGAGGCGCAGGCGCAGTTCATCCATCAGGCCGTGTATGGCGTGCTGCGTGAGGGCGCGGAAGCACGGACGCCCGAAGGGCGGGTGGCCGTGTCGCTACCGGCCACCCAGGTGCAGGCGCGGTTCGTCTCGCCCGGCGTGCACGCGATGGCCTCGGGCCCGGACTACGCGGCCTCCATCTGGCGCCCTTCGACGAACTTCAACGCGCGTCCCGCGGGCACCGACATCTCGATGGTCGTCATCCACACCTGCGAGGGCGGCTATTCGGGCTGCTGGGGCTGGCAGGTCAACCCCGACTCCGATGTCAGCGCGCACTACACGGTGAACGAGAGCGGCAGCGAGGTGTCGCAGCTGGTGCGCGAGACGGACCGCGGCTGGCACGTGGCGGCCCCCTACGACTGCGGCCTCAACGGCAGCGTGCTGTGCGGCCTCAATGGGGTGTCGGTGAACAACTTCTCGGTGGGCATCGAGCACGCGGGCTACGCCAGCCAGACGTCCTTCCCGGCCGGGCAGATTGACGCCTCGGCGAAGCTGACGTGCGACATCACCCGCGACCGGACGGTGGTGCGTGACAGCTATCACATCGTGGCGCACGGCCGGCTGCAGCCGAACAACCGCACGGACCCGGGTCCCAACTGGCCGTGGACCACGTACCTCAACAAGGTGAAGTCGTACTGCGGGGACACCACCTCGGGCGTCATCATCGACAGCAACAACGCCAACAACGACATCAGCCAGTATTACGTCGAGGTGACGGGCACCAACTGGGTCTCCTCCACGAACGTGGGGGGCTATTACGGCTCGGGCTACTTCGTCGCCACCACCGCGCCGGTGTCGGAGCCGGTGACGTTCTGGTTCCACCTGCCGACGGCGGCCACCAGGACGGTCGACGGGTGGTGGACCTCGGCCACGGACCGCTCCACGCAGGCGCCCTTCAACGTCTTCAACGCGTCCAACACCAAGCTGGGCACGGTGTACGTGAATCAGCAGACGGGCGGCAGCGCCTGGAACACATTGGGCACCTTCAGCTTCTCCGCGGGCTGGAACAAGGTGCAGGTCAGCCGGTGGACGGCGTCCGGCGCCTACGTCGTCGCGGACGCCGTCCGCGTCCGGTAA
- a CDS encoding type I polyketide synthase, translating into MSAFLAQDEEERSAHVAVVGLACRFPGAANAAEFWSNLAGGVESITFFGPDGRPREQPPGESAVGEEVPAFGLVADADRFDVAAFGCSPLEALMLDPQHRVFLECAREALEDAGYDPARYRGAIGLYAGGSETSYLSTLRARRELLAGASDWQLRLATGVDFLTSRVAYKLGLRGPAVTVQTACSTSLVAIHLAAQALLSGDCDIALAGGASVHVPPRFGHYSEGGPLSPDGRCRAFDARAQGTVGSNGAGLVVLKRLADALEDGDTIRAVLRGSAINNDAAGKIGFTAPSVEGQARVIETALRAAGVEPESITSIEAHGTGTRLGDPIELAALTKAFGTRQRHFCWLGSVKTNIGHTDAAAGVAGFIKTVLALEHRKLPPSLNFEQPNPEIDFEHSPFRVNTELRDWDTGGLPRRAGVSSLGIGGTNAHAVLEEAPEQPVSERSRTPQLLVLSAHGPSALARAVDRLGGHLRQHPEVSLGDIAWTLQVGRPAHAHRGFAVGCDSTEVLRVLAEQEGSPGDARLEPGERPVVFMFPGHGGQHVGMGRELYATQPAFREAVDECREHLTPLLGFDLRAVLHPEPSDAAARERASARMGDFVTGQLSVFVIEYAVARLWKRWGVKPAAVVGHSLGAYAAATVAGVFSLADALHLVLERSRILASLPAGAMLAVPLPESELVPLLQAGLSLAAVNGPAQCAVSGPVADIEALQARLTARGVESRLLRIPGAGHSHLVEPSLAAFSASVQRVERRPPQLRWISDLTGAAVSAEQAVDPAYWAAHLRHTVRFGEALSTLLAGPASIFLEVGPGRTLATLARQHPDEGTHLSVATLPHPADDTSDLVSALTAAGRLWAAGVPLSWQGLHAGARRQRVPLPTYPFERQRYLVEAPDTPAPVSGQAGEGSLPASPRSDAATVPTATGPELPETGDPTVHRIATAFAEVLGLSRVGLHDNFFELGGDSLMAAQLIARLRPHVSTPLRVKAIFRAPTVARLARYLEETSSDTSPPPGASSK; encoded by the coding sequence GTGAGTGCCTTCCTGGCGCAGGACGAGGAGGAGCGCTCCGCGCACGTCGCGGTGGTGGGACTGGCGTGCCGGTTTCCCGGTGCCGCCAACGCCGCGGAGTTCTGGTCCAACCTGGCCGGCGGCGTCGAGTCCATCACCTTCTTCGGTCCGGACGGGCGCCCTCGTGAGCAGCCGCCCGGAGAGAGCGCCGTGGGCGAGGAGGTGCCCGCCTTCGGCCTGGTGGCGGACGCCGACAGGTTCGACGTGGCGGCCTTTGGCTGCTCGCCCCTGGAAGCGCTCATGCTGGATCCGCAGCACCGGGTGTTCCTGGAGTGCGCGCGGGAGGCGCTGGAGGACGCCGGGTATGACCCCGCGCGCTATCGCGGCGCCATCGGGCTCTACGCCGGAGGGAGTGAGACGTCCTATCTGTCCACGCTCCGCGCCCGGAGGGAGCTGCTGGCAGGCGCCAGCGACTGGCAGCTTCGGCTGGCCACGGGCGTGGACTTCCTCACCAGCCGGGTGGCCTACAAGCTCGGGCTGCGCGGCCCCGCGGTCACCGTGCAGACGGCCTGCTCCACGTCCCTGGTCGCCATCCACCTGGCCGCCCAGGCGCTGCTCTCGGGGGACTGCGACATCGCCCTGGCCGGAGGTGCGTCGGTGCACGTGCCGCCTCGGTTCGGCCACTACAGCGAGGGCGGGCCGCTGTCTCCAGACGGTCGCTGCCGTGCGTTCGACGCGCGCGCGCAGGGCACCGTGGGCAGCAACGGCGCCGGGCTCGTGGTGCTCAAGCGGCTCGCGGACGCGCTGGAGGACGGGGACACCATTCGCGCCGTCCTCCGGGGCTCCGCCATCAACAACGACGCCGCCGGGAAGATTGGCTTCACCGCGCCGAGCGTGGAGGGACAGGCTCGCGTCATCGAGACCGCGCTGCGCGCCGCCGGGGTGGAGCCCGAGAGCATCACCTCCATCGAGGCCCACGGCACCGGCACGAGGCTGGGAGACCCCATCGAGCTCGCCGCGCTGACGAAGGCCTTCGGCACCCGTCAGCGACACTTCTGTTGGCTTGGCTCGGTGAAGACGAACATCGGCCACACGGACGCGGCGGCCGGCGTGGCGGGCTTCATCAAGACCGTCCTGGCACTGGAGCACCGGAAGCTGCCCCCCAGTCTGAACTTCGAGCAGCCCAACCCGGAGATCGACTTCGAACACAGTCCCTTCCGGGTGAACACGGAGCTGCGGGACTGGGACACCGGCGGTCTTCCCCGGCGGGCCGGCGTCAGCTCGCTGGGTATCGGCGGCACCAATGCCCACGCGGTGCTGGAGGAGGCGCCCGAGCAGCCCGTCTCGGAGCGCTCGCGCACCCCGCAACTGCTGGTGCTGTCGGCCCACGGCCCCTCCGCGCTGGCCCGGGCCGTGGACCGACTCGGCGGCCACCTGCGCCAGCATCCGGAGGTCTCCCTCGGCGACATCGCCTGGACGCTCCAGGTGGGACGTCCCGCGCACGCGCACCGTGGGTTCGCCGTGGGCTGTGACTCCACCGAGGTCCTCCGCGTGCTGGCGGAGCAGGAGGGCTCCCCGGGCGACGCGCGGCTGGAGCCTGGAGAACGCCCGGTGGTGTTCATGTTCCCCGGCCACGGTGGCCAGCACGTGGGCATGGGCCGGGAGCTGTATGCCACGCAGCCTGCCTTCCGCGAGGCCGTGGACGAGTGCCGCGAGCACCTGACGCCCCTCCTGGGGTTCGACCTCCGGGCGGTGCTCCATCCCGAGCCCTCGGACGCCGCCGCGCGCGAGCGGGCCTCCGCCCGGATGGGGGACTTCGTCACCGGCCAGCTCTCCGTCTTCGTCATCGAGTACGCGGTGGCGCGGCTATGGAAGCGCTGGGGCGTGAAGCCCGCTGCAGTGGTGGGACACAGTCTGGGGGCATATGCCGCGGCCACGGTGGCCGGCGTGTTCTCCCTGGCGGATGCCCTGCACCTGGTCCTGGAGCGCTCGCGCATCCTCGCGAGCCTGCCCGCGGGCGCCATGCTCGCCGTGCCGCTGCCCGAGTCCGAGCTGGTGCCGCTGCTCCAGGCCGGGCTCTCCCTGGCGGCGGTGAATGGGCCCGCGCAATGCGCGGTGTCCGGCCCGGTGGCGGACATCGAAGCGCTCCAGGCCCGGCTGACGGCGCGCGGCGTGGAGTCGCGCCTGCTGCGCATCCCTGGCGCCGGGCACTCACACCTCGTCGAGCCGTCACTGGCCGCGTTCAGCGCCAGCGTCCAGCGCGTCGAGCGACGTCCCCCTCAGCTCCGGTGGATTTCCGACCTCACCGGAGCCGCCGTCTCCGCGGAGCAGGCCGTGGACCCGGCGTACTGGGCCGCGCATCTGCGCCACACCGTCCGCTTTGGCGAGGCGCTGAGCACGCTGCTCGCCGGCCCGGCCAGCATCTTCCTGGAGGTGGGCCCGGGAAGGACGCTGGCGACGCTGGCGCGCCAGCACCCCGACGAGGGAACGCATCTCTCGGTGGCCACCCTCCCTCACCCCGCGGACGACACCTCGGACCTGGTCAGTGCGCTCACCGCGGCCGGGCGCCTGTGGGCCGCGGGCGTGCCGCTCTCCTGGCAGGGACTGCACGCGGGCGCGCGACGCCAGCGGGTGCCCCTGCCGACGTATCCCTTCGAGCGCCAGCGCTACCTGGTCGAGGCGCCGGACACACCCGCTCCCGTGTCGGGTCAGGCAGGGGAGGGGAGCCTGCCCGCCTCGCCCCGGAGTGACGCGGCCACCGTGCCCACCGCCACCGGGCCAGAGTTGCCCGAGACGGGTGACCCGACGGTGCACCGCATCGCCACCGCCTTCGCGGAGGTCCTGGGGCTCTCTCGGGTCGGCCTCCACGACAACTTCTTCGAGCTGGGAGGCGACTCGCTGATGGCGGCGCAGCTCATCGCGCGGCTGCGCCCGCATGTCTCCACGCCCCTGCGGGTGAAGGCCATCTTCCGCGCTCCCACCGTGGCCCGGCTGGCCCGCTACCTCGAGGAGACCTCGTCCGACACCAGCCCGCCCCCAGGGGCCTCCTCGAAATGA
- a CDS encoding thioesterase II family protein codes for MTLPSPWLACRVRRPEAPVRLFCFPHSGGSVGEYVRWADLLPDVEVWGVQLPGRGARAEEAPLSRMRELVDTLVGAVDFGTSFAFFGHSLGALVAFETARRLRGLGRALPGWLFLSAAPAPQLPPRGIPASHLDEDGLLTALEPTYGELAVELREDPELRELILPGLRADLSLVESYQHEAGAPLDCAMTVTGGSQDDLTREELEPWRAHTTGSFELHLLPGGHFYLREQKDTLLQLLGRALRQGRPDTISRRDLKP; via the coding sequence ATGACGCTGCCTTCTCCCTGGCTGGCCTGCCGCGTGCGGCGCCCCGAGGCCCCCGTGCGCCTCTTCTGCTTTCCCCACAGCGGCGGCTCCGTGGGCGAGTACGTGCGCTGGGCGGACCTGCTCCCGGACGTCGAGGTGTGGGGCGTGCAGCTTCCCGGCCGTGGCGCGCGGGCAGAGGAGGCGCCGCTCAGCCGGATGCGCGAGCTGGTGGACACCCTGGTGGGCGCGGTGGACTTCGGGACGTCCTTCGCGTTCTTCGGGCACAGCCTGGGGGCGCTCGTGGCCTTCGAGACGGCCCGGCGCCTGCGTGGCCTGGGCCGGGCGCTACCGGGCTGGCTGTTCCTCTCCGCGGCCCCCGCTCCGCAGCTTCCTCCGCGGGGCATTCCCGCAAGCCACCTGGACGAGGACGGGCTGCTCACCGCGCTCGAACCCACCTACGGCGAGCTGGCCGTGGAGCTCCGGGAAGACCCCGAGCTGCGCGAGCTCATCCTGCCGGGCCTGCGCGCGGACCTGTCGCTCGTGGAGTCCTACCAGCACGAGGCCGGAGCGCCCCTGGACTGCGCGATGACTGTCACGGGCGGCTCACAGGACGACCTGACTCGTGAGGAGCTGGAGCCGTGGCGCGCCCACACCACCGGGTCCTTCGAGCTCCACCTGCTGCCCGGTGGCCACTTCTACCTGCGGGAGCAGAAGGACACGCTCCTGCAACTCCTCGGGAGGGCACTGCGGCAGGGCCGCCCCGACACCATTTCCAGAAGGGACCTGAAGCCATGA
- a CDS encoding metal-dependent hydrolase family protein — translation MRLALLLGLFLLSLSALAAEPSRAQVLKAARLFDARTGKVITPGVVVVAEGKVVGVGPKAPVPEGASVVELGDATLLPGFMDAHTHLTVEPGPDWRKDVIDSFQRTIPELTLDTLPWARTTLLAGFTTVRNLGAEDFIDVGLRNAIARGVVVGPRILAASSSLSSTGGHCDYGNSWRKGLLARDASPGVADGPDALRARVRETLKYGADLIKVCATGGVMSFNAEADAPQLTQAELDAVVDEAHAHRRKVAAHAHGAEGAKRAIRAGVDSVEHGTLMDDEALELMKRKGTWYVPTAFAFHGVKELADKGNLPPDNVLKLRAVDQRREQVLRKAIALGVRIAFGTDAGVFVHGRNAEEFALLVEAGLPPAEALRAATVNAAELLGVSDRLGTLEPGKLADVVAVPGNPLQDIRATQKVFFVMKEGVIHRNDAAPPSPTLKR, via the coding sequence ATGCGACTCGCCCTCCTGCTCGGCTTGTTCCTCCTGTCCCTGTCCGCCCTCGCCGCGGAGCCCTCCCGAGCCCAGGTCCTCAAGGCCGCGCGCCTCTTCGATGCGAGGACGGGGAAGGTCATCACCCCGGGCGTGGTGGTGGTGGCGGAGGGCAAGGTGGTGGGCGTGGGACCGAAGGCGCCCGTGCCGGAGGGCGCGAGCGTGGTGGAGCTGGGCGACGCCACGCTGCTGCCGGGCTTCATGGACGCGCACACGCACCTGACCGTGGAGCCCGGACCCGACTGGCGCAAGGACGTCATCGACAGCTTCCAGCGCACGATTCCCGAGCTCACGCTGGACACGCTGCCCTGGGCACGCACCACGCTGCTGGCGGGCTTCACCACGGTGCGCAACCTGGGCGCGGAGGACTTCATCGACGTGGGCCTGCGCAACGCCATCGCGCGCGGCGTCGTGGTGGGGCCGCGCATCCTCGCGGCGTCGTCCAGCCTGAGCTCCACGGGCGGGCACTGCGACTACGGCAACTCGTGGCGCAAGGGGCTGCTGGCCCGGGATGCCAGCCCCGGCGTGGCGGATGGCCCGGACGCGCTGCGCGCCCGCGTGCGGGAGACCCTCAAGTACGGCGCCGACCTCATCAAGGTGTGCGCCACGGGGGGCGTGATGAGCTTCAACGCGGAAGCCGACGCGCCGCAGCTCACCCAGGCGGAGCTGGACGCGGTGGTGGACGAGGCCCACGCGCACCGGCGCAAGGTGGCCGCGCATGCCCACGGCGCGGAAGGGGCGAAGCGCGCCATCCGCGCGGGTGTGGACTCCGTCGAGCACGGCACCCTGATGGACGACGAGGCCCTGGAGCTGATGAAGCGCAAGGGCACCTGGTACGTCCCCACGGCCTTCGCCTTCCACGGGGTGAAGGAGCTGGCGGACAAGGGCAACCTGCCGCCGGACAACGTCCTCAAGCTCCGCGCGGTGGACCAGCGACGGGAGCAGGTGCTGCGCAAGGCGATTGCCCTCGGGGTGCGCATCGCCTTCGGCACGGACGCGGGCGTCTTCGTCCACGGGCGCAACGCGGAGGAGTTCGCGCTGCTGGTGGAGGCCGGCCTTCCGCCCGCCGAGGCGCTGCGCGCCGCCACGGTGAATGCGGCGGAGCTGCTCGGCGTGTCGGACCGGCTGGGGACGCTGGAGCCAGGGAAGCTGGCGGACGTCGTCGCCGTGCCCGGCAACCCGCTCCAGGACATCCGCGCCACCCAGAAGGTCTTCTTCGTGATGAAGGAGGGCGTCATCCACCGCAACGACGCGGCACCGCCCTCCCCCACCCTCAAGCGCTGA
- a CDS encoding Ig-like domain-containing protein: MPPQNRLFATSLLLLTVLVQTACGSDDPNPNPNPTPTLSSVSVAPATVTLAGGATQQLTVTGTYSDGTTKNVNASATFVSDTPAVATVSSTSGLVTAVAAGTARVTATVSGKSASTTVTVSPSAEPTLSSIALGPSPATVAQGGTLQLTVTGTFSDSSTQTLTSTATFSSSADATATVSASGLVTGVATGSATITASASGRTATLVVTVSGVATQPDANQVVFYDGYGTDVSFRDFGGAVNNVTIDATETFNGRKVINFQVTSPNGYSGGAWVTTTPRDLSTYNALTFWAKASKAETLNVSGLGNDAGVGSGTGFGSERTALALTTDWQKFTIPIPNPARYKDVGGLFHIADAPDGYTLYLADVLYENLGAGVLGAGVASVANGTSATGSVATAGTYTIDPGQNQVVFTIAGDPASPVTVKPVANAFFDFTSSAPAVATVSASGVVTGVAAGGPATISATLGGVAATGSFAITVTGVLGEPTTLPPAPTHAPGAAVYSLYSSVTGGYTGTVSDQSSKIDTWRTDWSAGAGGATFPISAGGGSAAPRKYVFTNTTTYIGIEFYGTAGVNQIDAAGLGLTKIHLDLWTPDNATNFQVKLVDFGANGAFGGGDDTEGTATLTADSTPPLSTGAWLSYELTLASDFQGLANLHHLAQMVLVAPNGGTVFIDNLYFHQ; the protein is encoded by the coding sequence ATGCCCCCACAAAATCGACTGTTCGCAACCTCCCTCCTGCTGCTGACGGTGCTGGTACAGACGGCCTGCGGCTCGGATGACCCCAACCCCAACCCCAACCCGACTCCCACGCTGAGCAGCGTGAGCGTGGCGCCAGCCACCGTCACGCTTGCCGGCGGCGCCACCCAGCAGCTCACCGTCACCGGCACCTACAGCGACGGCACCACGAAGAACGTCAACGCGTCCGCGACCTTCGTCTCCGACACGCCAGCTGTCGCCACGGTGAGCAGCACGAGCGGCCTGGTGACCGCCGTCGCGGCCGGGACGGCGCGGGTCACCGCCACGGTCTCCGGAAAGAGCGCCTCCACCACCGTGACGGTCAGCCCTTCGGCGGAGCCGACGCTGTCGTCCATCGCCCTCGGCCCGAGCCCGGCCACCGTGGCCCAGGGGGGCACGTTGCAGCTCACCGTGACGGGCACCTTCAGTGACAGCTCCACCCAGACGCTGACCTCGACCGCGACCTTCAGCTCCAGCGCGGACGCGACCGCCACCGTGAGCGCCTCCGGCCTCGTCACCGGCGTGGCGACAGGCAGCGCCACCATCACCGCCTCGGCGAGCGGCAGGACGGCCACGCTGGTCGTGACGGTCTCCGGCGTGGCGACCCAGCCCGACGCGAACCAGGTCGTCTTCTACGACGGCTACGGTACGGACGTGTCCTTCCGGGACTTCGGCGGCGCCGTCAACAACGTCACCATCGACGCCACCGAGACCTTCAACGGCCGCAAGGTCATCAACTTCCAGGTCACCAGCCCCAACGGGTACTCCGGCGGCGCCTGGGTCACCACGACGCCCCGCGACCTCTCCACCTACAACGCGCTGACCTTCTGGGCGAAGGCGAGCAAGGCCGAGACGCTCAACGTGAGCGGCCTCGGCAACGACGCTGGCGTCGGCTCCGGGACCGGCTTCGGCAGCGAGCGCACCGCGCTCGCGCTCACCACGGACTGGCAGAAGTTCACCATCCCCATCCCCAACCCAGCCAGGTACAAAGATGTGGGCGGCCTCTTCCACATCGCCGACGCACCGGACGGCTACACCCTCTACCTCGCCGACGTGCTCTACGAGAACCTCGGCGCCGGCGTCCTCGGCGCGGGCGTGGCCTCCGTCGCCAACGGCACCTCCGCCACGGGGTCGGTTGCGACGGCCGGGACCTACACCATCGACCCGGGCCAGAACCAGGTCGTCTTCACCATCGCCGGCGACCCGGCGAGCCCGGTCACCGTGAAGCCGGTTGCCAACGCCTTCTTCGACTTCACCTCGTCGGCCCCGGCGGTCGCCACGGTCAGCGCCAGCGGCGTCGTCACCGGCGTTGCCGCGGGCGGCCCGGCGACCATCTCCGCCACGCTGGGTGGCGTGGCGGCCACCGGCTCCTTCGCCATCACCGTGACGGGTGTACTCGGCGAGCCGACCACGCTGCCTCCCGCGCCCACTCATGCGCCGGGAGCGGCCGTGTACTCGCTCTACAGCTCCGTGACTGGCGGCTACACGGGCACGGTCTCCGACCAGAGCTCCAAAATCGACACGTGGCGGACGGACTGGAGCGCTGGGGCTGGCGGGGCGACGTTCCCCATCAGCGCCGGTGGCGGCAGCGCGGCACCGCGCAAGTACGTCTTCACCAACACGACCACCTATATCGGCATCGAGTTCTACGGCACCGCGGGCGTCAACCAGATCGACGCGGCGGGACTGGGGCTCACCAAGATTCACCTGGACCTGTGGACGCCGGACAACGCGACCAACTTCCAGGTGAAGCTGGTCGACTTCGGGGCCAATGGCGCATTTGGCGGTGGCGACGACACCGAAGGAACCGCCACGCTCACGGCCGACTCGACGCCGCCGCTCTCCACCGGGGCCTGGCTTTCGTATGAGCTGACGCTGGCCAGCGACTTCCAGGGGCTCGCGAACCTGCACCATCTGGCCCAGATGGTCCTGGTCGCGCCCAACGGGGGCACGGTGTTCATCGACAACCTCTACTTCCACCAGTAG
- a CDS encoding acyl-CoA dehydrogenase family protein yields MNEPLHPALRSREGFLGQLFAGKLRWDLVRAFPEQDPEERRQGDAVITEVERFLKEHVDPDEVERTGRIAPELREALRERGYYKLQVGRELGGRGLSMLNTFRVIEAVMSWCLPVGYTLAIHSGLGAGAIIEAVQAGPLRDYVRARIAEGAISGWADTEPTGASARRASTTATPTEDGTAYVLSGEKVYIGNGSIADLLNVTATLCEGGKEQISLFFVETTSPGFRVRAEHGLMGLRGLPISALSFDNVRVPKERMLAMSQEHWRNTPLLEPLSALGRMYIIVAASLALSKKCLQWSRDFLHRRLAQGRALGDFDEIQRQVSTTAAEVFAMESVARWSLTGVTADNLPVRWFEQVAAKNIASLACARITDRTLSLLAAEGYETAESKAARGAVPAPLERALRDARAFRVAGGVDFLVDHKAAREGLFSLYYPSPAHAAELDAPPAPLPVEAHLSARNREHLQHTAQEVHRLARRCLELSRRYPDAAVLHARERTLILLNQLCNELFTMSVTLAHASALASRGQPHAGELADIYCTAARYRLGDLWRQADAETEPDFAGVSARWLSGSELDFLLCDVLTRP; encoded by the coding sequence ATGAACGAGCCTCTGCACCCCGCCCTGCGCAGCCGTGAGGGCTTCCTGGGCCAGCTCTTCGCGGGGAAGCTCCGCTGGGACCTCGTCCGCGCGTTCCCCGAGCAGGACCCGGAGGAGCGGCGGCAGGGGGATGCCGTCATCACCGAGGTCGAGCGGTTCCTGAAGGAGCACGTGGACCCGGACGAGGTGGAGCGCACGGGACGCATTGCTCCGGAGCTGCGCGAGGCCCTGCGCGAGCGGGGCTACTACAAGCTGCAGGTGGGGCGGGAGCTGGGTGGCCGGGGGCTCTCCATGCTGAACACCTTCCGCGTCATCGAGGCGGTGATGAGCTGGTGCCTCCCGGTGGGCTACACGCTGGCCATCCACAGCGGCCTGGGCGCGGGCGCCATCATCGAGGCGGTCCAGGCCGGTCCGCTCCGGGACTATGTCCGCGCCCGGATTGCCGAGGGGGCCATCTCCGGCTGGGCCGACACCGAGCCCACCGGTGCCTCCGCGCGGCGCGCGTCCACCACGGCCACGCCCACGGAAGATGGGACGGCCTATGTCTTGAGCGGGGAGAAGGTCTACATCGGCAACGGCTCCATCGCGGACCTCCTGAACGTCACGGCCACGCTCTGCGAAGGCGGCAAGGAGCAGATCAGCCTCTTCTTCGTGGAGACGACGAGCCCCGGCTTCCGTGTCCGGGCAGAGCACGGGCTGATGGGTCTGCGCGGGCTGCCCATCTCCGCGCTGAGCTTCGACAACGTGCGGGTGCCGAAGGAGCGGATGCTGGCGATGTCGCAGGAGCACTGGCGAAACACGCCGCTGCTGGAGCCGCTCAGCGCGCTGGGCCGCATGTACATCATCGTTGCTGCGTCCCTGGCGCTCTCGAAAAAGTGCCTGCAGTGGTCGCGCGACTTCCTCCACCGGCGCCTCGCCCAGGGACGCGCGCTCGGCGACTTCGATGAAATCCAGCGGCAGGTCTCCACCACCGCGGCCGAGGTCTTCGCCATGGAGAGCGTGGCCCGGTGGAGCCTCACGGGTGTGACGGCGGACAACCTGCCCGTGCGCTGGTTCGAGCAGGTGGCGGCGAAGAACATCGCCTCCCTGGCCTGCGCGCGAATCACGGACCGGACCCTGTCGCTCCTCGCCGCCGAGGGCTACGAGACGGCGGAGAGCAAGGCGGCACGGGGCGCGGTGCCGGCTCCACTGGAGCGCGCCCTGCGCGACGCCCGGGCCTTCCGCGTGGCGGGCGGCGTGGACTTCCTCGTGGACCACAAGGCCGCGCGGGAGGGCCTCTTCTCCCTCTACTACCCGTCGCCCGCGCATGCCGCGGAGCTCGATGCTCCCCCCGCGCCGCTTCCGGTGGAGGCGCACCTGTCGGCCCGCAACCGCGAGCACCTCCAGCACACCGCCCAGGAGGTGCACCGGCTCGCCCGCAGGTGCCTGGAGCTGTCGCGCCGCTACCCGGATGCGGCCGTGCTCCATGCGCGCGAGCGGACGCTCATCCTGCTGAACCAGCTCTGCAACGAGCTGTTCACCATGTCCGTTACGCTGGCTCATGCCTCGGCCCTGGCCTCGCGAGGCCAGCCGCACGCTGGTGAACTGGCGGACATCTACTGCACCGCCGCGCGCTACCGCCTGGGCGACCTCTGGCGACAGGCCGACGCCGAGACGGAGCCGGACTTCGCGGGGGTGAGCGCCCGCTGGCTGTCCGGGAGCGAGCTCGACTTCCTGCTGTGTGACGTGCTCACGCGGCCGTGA